Part of the Lotus japonicus ecotype B-129 chromosome 6, LjGifu_v1.2 genome, CGAgtctatttatattatttccaCTGAAAATACGTATAGACTATAGATAGAGAGAGGCAAACTGCTTTTACATTATGCAATCTATATACATTTCAGTAAAAAGAAATTCAACATATGAAATACATTCAATATTGATGAAGACTATATATGATATCAAGTTTCACTCACATTGCAGGCAATAATGAAATGATATGTGCAGAAATTACAGTGTTTTTCAATTATgatcaacttttttattttcaattaaagTGTATAAATTTAAATACAGCTCCTTGGGATGACCACTCCAATGGTACTGCCACCAGCATTTCTACAAGCTGATTTTGCAGAACCTTTCCGATAAACGAGATTTATGTCTTGCAGCTTGATTCCCCAGCATGGATTGCTTTGACTGCAGTCAAAATTAATAGCTACTGGACTTGCTGAAGTTCCATGTATGTCTTCATATGACACTTTGCTTATCTTCACCCCAGAACTCTGTTTTCAAATTATTCATGATTAGGTTATTATTGAATCGGAAAGAAtgaatggtcaaattagtccctaaaAGTGTTAAACGCTAGCAAGTTCGTCAAATTGGTCCAtaaaagtgttttcaaattATTCATGATTAGGTTATTATTGAATTGGAAAAGGTGAATGGTCAATTTGGTCCCTAAAAGTGTTGAGCGTTGACAAGTTCGTCTGTAGATAAAAGAAATATTTCTGCGGTCCCTAATTGTGTAAAATGCTAGTTAGAGACTAACTTGACTAACGTTTTATCTAACCACAAAGACTAAATTCACCCAAATTTAATACAATTAAGGAACGCACCGGTATTTTTTAAATCTAGAGACGAACTTGTCGGCGTCCAACAGGACCATTTCACCATTCCCTCAATTTGAAATTAAGCATGTAATAATAATCCTGGTTTGTAGAGATCAATCTTACTGACCTGGTGAGGACATTGCCTGCCAGGGCAATATCTTTGATCAATAATGATGGGATTGTAGACATTTTGCATGATAAGTTTCCTGAACACAATGTCTCTTACAAATCCATTGCTTGGTCTCGCCCATGATTTGATCCTAACTCCATTATCGGTTTTGGTGAACACTGAATTGGTCACTGTCACGTTCCTCACTCCTGCCTCATTCGAAGAAGTTCCCAAGCTCCCAATGCTGTAATCAAATTAAAAACTACGACGTAAGTTTGTAACTAACTCACGCATGTCTTTTTTATTTGACACGACAAAATTTAATCGGAATTGAGACGCGAATTACATACCTAATGCCATGTCCGGGGCCGCAAGCGATGCGTTCGATCCACATATGGGTGGTACCTTGGTTTATGGAAATACAATCATCACCAGTCATGATGGCAGAATGCATGATGGTAACTCCAGTTGAAAACTGCACATTGATTCCATCTGTGTTGGGGCTTCCACTTGGAGCTCTGATTCTAACACCTTGGATCAGAACGTTTGTGCAATGGTCGACAGCAATGTGCATTGTCTGGCTATTAAGTGATTTTAGTCCACTAACCACCACATTGCTGGACCAACTGAATGATAAAGACTGCATTTTGATCAATCCATTAATATTATCAATTAATCCGAATGATTTGTTATTAAACCATGGTATTTGATTTGCCAAATACATAATTATTGTATTTCAAATCTCTTAtcctttttgaatttttgaatcGAAATTTCTAAGCGAAATAATCAAAAATTCACTCTTAGTATCCAAAGGTAATGCAAATTAATGAATGTATCCAAAATGAACGGCCAGCTCGGGCAAattgattaaaagaaaaaatcaattttgctgaCAAACTACTATAAATAGTTTTTGAatgtcataattgattatgaggtCGGTCAAGTTTATCCAAACAATGTATTTACtagcctttgattctttcaaattaacgtttaacaccaaaaaaaaaaatatctttaatttatgtcatttaaaaaattaaattgtgatGATTGTAAGATATGATATGTTTATCTTAAAACAATTTAGTTATTTTACATCCCTTTCATATATATAGTCATTACACAAAGGATTGAAAAGTTTGAAGTTAATTATAGAGAGACTTACATAAACTACTCTTTACCTATCGTAActcattaataatttttcatacttTGAATATTTTAAATGATTGAGTAATAATTATATCTTGCGATATATAGTAAAATGGGTTGGTAGGTCAAGCGCCGCCATTCTCTCAACCCATCAAAAAAAAGGGGTGGATGGGTTGGCCTGCCTTTGAGGGCGGCTTAAAAAGCTTAGGTCATTGTTTAAGGGCGAATTAGGTGGGTTGACGGGTTGACCCACCATATAAATAAAATCTTACGAgtaatttattttctattggCTTTGGCTTCTGTTTTGCTCACATGACActtaaactttatttttctctaaaaaTTTTATTTCACCCTTTCTCGCAAAATTTCAGGCTGATGTAtaatagagataaaaaaaaagtgagggATTTTATGGAGGGGTTTTTTCATCATAAATATTGCCAATACATGCAAATCTTAAAAAGAATTTTGGGATTAGGGAAGAATTTTACTAAGGGGTTGAATATGTGTTTAGTCCCTCAAACTTTATCATTGGCTAAAGTCAATCTCTCACCGGAGTGAAATTGTATTTTTTTCCTAAAACTTTTAAATTTCCTAATTTGAGTAATCAACGGAACCTGACTTTCTAGCGTGTTCGATAAATGATTATGTGATATgtgtataaatataatattctattgacttcaattttaaaaaagtaaaaaaaaatatcatataaAAATGTTACGAatttttttccaataattttacaaaaagcattTTAAAAGTAtcctataaaaaattaaaaaatattagtaataGTTTAATTTATAATGAAGAAGGTAAAATAaagtataatttttaaaatgaagAAGGTTGGTAGCACATGTTTAACACAAATTTCAATACACTCTTTAGAAttagttatttaaaaaaaaagtgaaccCATATTTTAAACTGTgatgatttatttttctcttgtaataaaaaaaactgtAATGATTTACAAGGTACTTAtgttgaatttttaaaaatagaattCACCATTAGTATGTTTAGATGAACAACATTGTAAGAATTGATTTTAATAAAGTTGATTATAGTAAATGTGagttgaaaataatattattttggaTACTTTCACAGGAAAAATGAATTTTGTCGGAtaaattttagaattgattatgcATAATACAAGCTACTTTGCTTAGCTCTGAATAGAATTGGTTTTGGGGTTTAAATCAATTCTCTAAAATAACTTTTAAAGGTTAATTAGAGAAATTGTTTTTATATACTATAATTTTGATTCGTCATGTATCATGTATGTCCAAACGTACATTAATTACAGTATCATAGATAATTGATTTACCGTTTTAGAATTAATTAATTCTAAGGTTATTCAAGGAGGAACCAAACACACaactaaaattatatattaggaaaaaaaattgaattaaactATGTACTCGGATATATTAACTACTTTTGTACTTTTGATAGGCATAGTACACACTAATACGCAAGAATGATGTTTAGTTGTTTACACATACCCTTGCTCCAGCAGGACAATTTTTTCCAGATCTTCTGCAACGCCAATAGCCAGAACCCTTTCCATCAATAGTCCCTCCCTGGATTTTCAACTTATCAACCTTCATGAACAAGATCCAGTATTCACCGGAACCACCAAGTGACCAGTAATCTTTAGGTGCCACTAAAGTGCCATCTATTTTAATTTCGACCTTGTTCTTGCAAGGACCCGAAAATGTTACTTGTTTCAACAAGAAACTTCCTTGGGGTACATAAATTGTAGCTTGTTCCCTTGATGTGCATGCTGAAGACCATGCACTAAGGAAGGACTTGGTTGAATCGGAATTTCCATCAGGTTTAGCTCCGAAGCTAACCACATTGATAAATTTAGCACTTGAAGCTTCGtagaagaagctgaaggtggTGGCTAGGAGAATAAAGAGATAGAAATTATGATGAACCATGATGATGAAATTGATTTTTTGATGAGAATTGTACGAATCCGTGAAGATTTTATACTTGCTATATAGAGACATGGGGACAAAGCTTAAGGAAGATATTTAATGTCACGTGGTTTGAAGTACAAACTAAGTCAATCACATGTTAAGTCACTTAATAGTCTCATATTTTCAAGCCTTGTTTCGTTGGAAAAACATATATATGCGTGGTGCAAGGTTTCACGGGCCTTCTCATTGGCTCAACAGCTTATCATCATGCATGTTTGTCTAGCTAGCAAGGTTAAAAGTTAGAAATACACACACTCAAAGGTGGTCACAGGCCTATATCTGAGAAGATACAATATTATATGAATCCAACACGTTCGGCTTCTCATATATTAATTTGTAAATCATGGATGCCGACAGGGTACTGATCGACCTGAACCAATCAATTACACATAAGAGTGTTTAGATGAGCAGGGAACGGTGGAGGAGGTAGTGGTCTTCCGTACTTTAGAGTTGCGCCTTCGTCGTATGGATATTCCGATGGCGACACCTGTAAAAACACTCTCACAATCAAGTTAGAATGTAGGTAAAAAACAGGGAAGAGATGTGAATCATGTGTACCTTGTGgatcatggattccaccacctTTTATACGATCGAGTTTTGAGGGTTTCGAGGTAGGAGAATTTGAGGTTAGATGGATTCTCATGATGGGTATGAGGTGTTGTGATTGGGGTAAACAATTGGGTTGTCTGAAATGCAGTTTAATCGAACAACTAGAAGAGAGCTTGCGAGCTTGCGTACAGTATCAAGTCCTTGAGCAGAAATCATATTCAAAGGAGCATGGTTAGTTGTGCAatatacaataatcataaatgACGATTGGTAATGGGGGTGCATGCGCTCGTGATTTAGTAGGGGTTCAAATGGAGATTTGCCAAGGATGGCAGGACATACACTTATCGCAACACAATAATCGACATTGTGTGTAAACGTGGTCGGTAGTTGCAATCCTTTTATAAGAGCGTGTAATGAAAAGTAAATGTTCCTTCATGAGGTTCATCGACATAGGTCAATCGGATTGATCTGCTCCCTTATCTATACTCGTTGGTTGTTTGGGTGTTTGTTGTTACTCTTTGGCAAACGCTAGATGTGCAGCATTGTTCATGTCATCAATTGGAAGCTAGAATAGTAGTCTCTCAACTCTTGACATAAGCAGAAGCAATGACGAGAGATAGCATTTCATTTCCTTTGG contains:
- the LOC130726783 gene encoding polygalacturonase-like, with the protein product MVHHNFYLFILLATTFSFFYEASSAKFINVVSFGAKPDGNSDSTKSFLSAWSSACTSREQATIYVPQGSFLLKQVTFSGPCKNKVEIKIDGTLVAPKDYWSLGGSGEYWILFMKVDKLKIQGGTIDGKGSGYWRCRRSGKNCPAGARSLSFSWSSNVVVSGLKSLNSQTMHIAVDHCTNVLIQGVRIRAPSGSPNTDGINVQFSTGVTIMHSAIMTGDDCISINQGTTHMWIERIACGPGHGISIGSLGTSSNEAGVRNVTVTNSVFTKTDNGVRIKSWARPSNGFVRDIVFRKLIMQNVYNPIIIDQRYCPGRQCPHQSSGVKISKVSYEDIHGTSASPVAINFDCSQSNPCWGIKLQDINLVYRKGSAKSACRNAGGSTIGVVIPRSCI